A genomic stretch from Parabacteroides sp. FAFU027 includes:
- a CDS encoding putative quinol monooxygenase: MIRLNVFISVEEANRTKVLEAAKELTALSIQEEGCIAYDIFESATRPNVLMFCETWKDSETLNKHAKSAHFIKNIAVLNEFANMKMEKFEF, translated from the coding sequence ATGATTCGACTTAATGTATTTATCTCGGTAGAAGAGGCAAACCGTACCAAAGTATTGGAAGCTGCGAAAGAACTGACTGCTTTATCAATTCAGGAAGAAGGTTGTATTGCATACGACATTTTTGAAAGTGCCACACGTCCTAATGTCTTGATGTTTTGCGAAACGTGGAAAGATAGCGAAACACTTAACAAACATGCTAAAAGCGCACATTTCATCAAGAATATTGCTGTACTCAATGAATTTGCCAACATGAAGATGGAGAAATTCGAGTTTTAA
- a CDS encoding efflux RND transporter periplasmic adaptor subunit, which translates to MSKRRVLKCVLTTLGIVALVSCSKSKSETTITSEVVTVKTQQVQQTDASGVKDYVGTVEESSASALSFEVAGNVQRVLVSEGQRVRKGQLLAILDKSSLKSAHDAAVAMLRQAEDANKRLTLLHDNNSLPDIKYIEMQTNLEKARSSESIARKNLKDACLYAPFDGVIGERSIEPGMNVMPSQSVLTLLQMGQLKVKVTVPENEIAMTRIGQKAQITIAALDNRSFGGVIDLKGVVANPLSHTYDVKIRINQADPQLMPGMVCKVLLDTEAKAAGLVLPNQAIQVSDSGQKYVWLARNGKAERQMIETGELTDNGVTVTDGLRPGDQVIVEGWQKIGDDSKIKAL; encoded by the coding sequence ATGTCAAAGAGAAGAGTCTTGAAATGTGTGCTGACCACGCTGGGGATAGTAGCGCTGGTCAGTTGCAGCAAATCAAAAAGTGAAACAACAATCACCAGCGAGGTGGTGACGGTGAAAACTCAGCAGGTGCAGCAGACGGACGCATCGGGTGTAAAAGATTACGTCGGTACGGTGGAAGAGTCGTCGGCTTCGGCGCTTAGCTTCGAAGTAGCCGGCAATGTGCAGCGGGTGTTGGTGAGCGAGGGACAACGGGTGCGCAAAGGCCAGTTGCTGGCCATCCTGGATAAGAGTTCTCTGAAGAGTGCGCATGATGCTGCGGTAGCCATGCTTCGTCAGGCAGAGGATGCCAACAAAAGGCTGACCCTGTTGCATGACAACAATAGTCTGCCTGATATCAAATACATAGAGATGCAGACTAATCTGGAGAAAGCCCGGTCATCCGAAAGCATTGCCCGCAAGAATCTTAAAGATGCCTGCCTCTATGCACCTTTTGATGGAGTGATCGGTGAAAGGTCAATCGAACCGGGCATGAATGTAATGCCGTCACAGTCGGTTCTGACGCTGTTGCAGATGGGACAGCTGAAGGTGAAAGTGACAGTTCCTGAGAATGAAATTGCCATGACTCGTATCGGCCAAAAGGCTCAGATCACGATAGCAGCCCTGGATAATCGTTCTTTCGGCGGTGTTATTGACCTGAAAGGTGTCGTGGCCAATCCCCTGTCGCATACCTACGATGTGAAAATCAGAATTAATCAAGCCGATCCTCAACTGATGCCGGGCATGGTCTGTAAGGTGCTGTTGGATACAGAAGCTAAGGCCGCAGGATTGGTATTGCCCAATCAGGCGATACAGGTGAGTGACAGTGGTCAGAAATATGTATGGCTGGCCCGGAACGGAAAGGCCGAGCGTCAAATGATAGAGACCGGCGAACTCACCGATAATGGAGTAACAGTCACGGACGGTCTGCGTCCGGGCGATCAGGTGATCGTAGAGGGTTGGCAAAAAATTGGTGACGATAGCAAAATCAAGGCATTATGA
- a CDS encoding alpha-L-fucosidase: MKLHTKSLILLFSLFSLGHLTSLAQDANEPMATGKFQPTWESLGQYKVPAWFRNAKFGIWAHWGPQCEPEEGDWYARAMYNEGSREYKAHLAKYGHPSEFGFKDVCNAWKADQWDPETLVKLYKKAGARYFFAMANHHDNFDMWDSKYQPWNSVAIGPKKNIIDGWAKAARKNGLYFGASIHASHAWTWYETAQRSDKEGPKAGVPYDGKLTKADGKGKWWDGLDPQDLYAQNHPLSKGSDNIGSIHGQWEWGNGASVPSAAYCNKFYDRTVDLINKYNPDLLYFDDTALPLWPVSNAGLKIAAHFYNHNMQTHNGNQNGVIFGKILTPEQKKAIVWDVERGAPDKIQELPWQTCTCIGEWHYRRSVYDQNRYKSAKTVIQMLADIVSKNGNLLLNIPVRGNGTIDDKEVKVVEEIGQWMAVNSEGIYDTRPWKIFGEGPSADNSNPINAQGFNEGRVKYSAKDIRFTTKNGALYAIVLSWPEDGKVVIKSLSKNNPLHPDKIKSVELLGSGKVRYTRDEEGLAVTLPAQKGNDIAVVLKIR, translated from the coding sequence ATGAAACTACACACAAAAAGCCTTATTCTATTATTCTCGCTTTTTTCTCTGGGGCACCTGACTTCATTGGCTCAGGATGCTAATGAACCTATGGCCACCGGGAAATTTCAGCCGACTTGGGAATCTCTGGGACAATACAAAGTACCTGCATGGTTTCGCAATGCCAAATTCGGGATATGGGCACACTGGGGCCCGCAGTGCGAACCCGAAGAAGGCGACTGGTACGCGCGTGCCATGTATAATGAGGGCAGTCGCGAATACAAGGCTCATCTGGCCAAATACGGACACCCTTCTGAATTTGGATTCAAAGATGTATGCAATGCGTGGAAAGCCGATCAATGGGATCCGGAGACTCTGGTAAAGCTTTACAAGAAAGCAGGAGCCCGATATTTCTTTGCAATGGCCAACCACCACGACAATTTCGATATGTGGGACAGCAAATATCAGCCCTGGAACTCGGTTGCCATTGGCCCGAAGAAGAATATCATCGACGGCTGGGCAAAAGCGGCACGTAAGAACGGACTCTACTTTGGCGCAAGTATCCACGCATCTCATGCCTGGACCTGGTATGAAACTGCCCAACGCTCCGATAAGGAAGGTCCTAAAGCCGGAGTTCCTTATGATGGTAAACTGACCAAAGCCGATGGGAAGGGTAAATGGTGGGACGGACTCGACCCGCAGGATTTGTACGCGCAAAACCATCCTTTGAGCAAAGGCAGTGATAATATTGGTTCTATTCACGGACAATGGGAGTGGGGTAATGGCGCTTCAGTGCCTTCAGCCGCTTATTGCAACAAGTTCTACGACCGCACTGTTGATTTGATCAACAAGTACAATCCCGATTTGCTCTATTTTGACGATACGGCTTTGCCTCTCTGGCCGGTAAGTAATGCGGGACTAAAGATTGCTGCCCATTTTTACAACCATAATATGCAGACTCACAATGGCAATCAGAACGGAGTTATCTTTGGTAAAATACTGACTCCAGAACAGAAAAAAGCCATCGTATGGGATGTGGAGCGTGGTGCACCGGATAAGATACAGGAACTTCCCTGGCAGACCTGTACCTGCATAGGCGAATGGCACTATCGTCGTTCGGTCTATGATCAGAACCGTTACAAATCAGCTAAGACCGTGATTCAGATGTTGGCGGATATCGTGAGTAAAAACGGTAACCTGTTGCTCAATATCCCTGTTCGTGGCAATGGAACCATCGACGATAAGGAGGTGAAAGTGGTGGAAGAGATCGGCCAATGGATGGCGGTCAACAGTGAAGGGATTTATGACACACGTCCCTGGAAGATTTTCGGCGAGGGTCCCTCTGCTGACAATTCTAATCCGATCAATGCGCAGGGCTTTAACGAAGGCCGGGTAAAGTATTCGGCAAAAGATATTCGCTTTACCACTAAAAACGGAGCACTTTATGCCATCGTATTGAGTTGGCCTGAAGATGGTAAGGTGGTGATCAAATCTTTGTCGAAAAACAACCCGTTACATCCGGATAAAATAAAATCAGTAGAGCTGCTCGGAAGCGGCAAAGTCCGATATACAAGAGATGAAGAAGGTTTGGCCGTTACGCTTCCGGCTCAAAAGGGCAACGATATCGCGGTGGTTTTGAAGATCAGATGA
- a CDS encoding helix-turn-helix domain-containing protein, with product MDDSLMRFCDFLESHPTDFITDGLVLSDNLRTIPFPYYPSRTDCIAFALCVEGSAEIEINLNYYKIIPNTVCVILPDHLIRVISMSEDISLRFFAISESFMNSIQLNLRADFSIYLFLRDHPVVNMAEDEKELILQYYEMIHSKKYIENPVTREFVVNNLFLAMLYEMMALVQSRYLPSGIRKSHKEEIFATFKMLIFEHFREERGLNFYADKLCLTPKYLSTLCKSLTGKTAAEWIEDVVILEAKALLKTPGMNIQIVSDRLNFPDQSFFGKYFKRLTGITPGEYKVT from the coding sequence ATGGATGACTCATTAATGAGGTTCTGCGATTTTCTGGAATCGCATCCTACCGACTTTATTACAGACGGGTTGGTCCTTTCGGATAACCTCCGGACCATACCCTTCCCCTACTACCCGAGCCGGACTGATTGCATTGCATTTGCCTTATGCGTAGAGGGAAGCGCCGAGATCGAGATTAACCTCAATTATTATAAAATTATCCCCAATACGGTGTGCGTCATTTTACCGGATCATCTGATCAGGGTGATTAGCATGAGTGAGGATATTTCCCTGCGTTTCTTTGCAATCTCGGAAAGCTTTATGAATTCAATTCAACTGAATCTGAGGGCTGACTTTTCCATCTATCTTTTTCTCAGAGATCATCCGGTAGTCAATATGGCAGAGGATGAAAAGGAATTGATCCTTCAGTACTATGAAATGATCCATTCCAAGAAATATATCGAAAATCCCGTTACGCGTGAGTTTGTGGTAAATAATCTGTTTCTGGCCATGCTCTACGAAATGATGGCTCTTGTTCAGTCCAGGTATTTACCATCAGGCATCCGGAAATCCCACAAAGAAGAGATCTTCGCCACCTTCAAGATGCTGATATTCGAACACTTCCGGGAAGAACGCGGACTCAACTTCTATGCCGATAAATTATGCCTTACTCCTAAATATCTTTCGACTTTATGTAAATCACTAACCGGTAAAACAGCAGCCGAATGGATCGAAGATGTGGTCATACTCGAAGCTAAGGCTTTACTGAAAACACCGGGCATGAATATTCAGATCGTATCAGACAGGCTCAACTTCCCCGATCAGTCTTTTTTCGGAAAATACTTTAAGCGACTGACCGGGATAACTCCGGGAGAATACAAGGTTACGTAA
- a CDS encoding efflux RND transporter permease subunit, translating to MSRAKISVVELAMRHRQIVLLITAILLIFGVFALIKMPKQEFPSFTIRQGLVVGVYPGATSAEVEEQLAKPLERFLFSYKEIKKEKTYSQSRDGIVYVYVELNDNVKDKDEFWSKFKHGLSQFRAELPSGVLALIANDDFGDTSALLISLESKDKTYHQLENYLDELESRLRRIKSVSNLRHYGLQREQISIYLDKEKLAAYGISSSSLFANFYSHGITSVSGSVDNSQLVAPIHIPDTYRKEQDIANQIVYSDPKGNLIRLKDVARIVRGYPNPDSYVETNGNKCLILSMEMQQGNNIIAYGKEVDEVLKKFQAELPQSVTMKRIADQPKVVNTSVNNFLREMGIAILAVILVTIALLPLRVATVAATTIPISVFISMGIMFAFGIELNTVTLAALIVVLGMIVDNSIVIVDSYMEKLDHGMSRWYAAISSAREYFKAIFSATLAISITFFPFLITMSGQMNDFVLFFPWTILITLFVSLAVAMLLIPYMQYLFIRKGFIQLKKEKGSDKPSFLDKIQALYDQLLALVFRHPRVTLMISALCVVIGGLVISQSKQRLWPVAERDQFAVEIYLPQGSSLQQTVSICNDLEKTLRKESEVTAITKFVGTSSPRFHTTYAPNLPGKNYAQFIVNTSSEESTEELLDKYTNAYAYHYPKAYVKFKQMDFQAVSAPIEVRLSGDNIAQLKSSADSVIRQLRKINELVYIRTNYEQMLPGAEVDIDNVEANRLGLTRSLIAGNLAIRFNGLPITTLWEGDYPVAVKLKADWKDNEPKFSDIGNEHITSINPMVSVPLRQVAKIRPDWTDGQIVRRNGVRTLSVQAEVKRGYNTGEIFKKVQATVDQISLPASVEKNYGGAHEADEEAKPQIAGGLIIAIFVIFMILVFHFKKINMALIVLGSTVLSLFGAAIGLMVMNTELGMTAILGFVSLMGIIVRNGIIMFDYAEEIRLKHKLTAKDAAFEAGKRRMRPIFLTSAAASMGVVPMIISKSALWAPMGTVIFFGTLGSMFFIVTVLPLVYWGIFRKCDALILRK from the coding sequence ATGAGCAGAGCTAAAATAAGCGTAGTCGAACTGGCTATGCGGCACCGTCAGATCGTATTGCTGATTACTGCCATACTCCTGATATTCGGGGTATTTGCCCTGATCAAAATGCCGAAGCAGGAGTTCCCGTCGTTTACCATTCGTCAGGGTTTGGTGGTGGGGGTATATCCCGGCGCTACCTCGGCTGAGGTTGAGGAGCAATTGGCCAAGCCGCTGGAACGTTTTCTCTTCAGTTATAAGGAAATAAAAAAGGAAAAGACCTATTCCCAGTCACGCGACGGCATCGTGTATGTGTATGTAGAACTCAATGATAATGTAAAGGATAAGGATGAATTCTGGTCTAAATTCAAGCACGGCCTGTCCCAGTTTCGGGCGGAACTGCCGTCAGGTGTTCTGGCATTGATCGCCAATGATGATTTTGGCGATACTTCTGCGTTACTGATTTCTCTTGAATCGAAAGATAAAACCTATCATCAACTTGAAAACTATCTGGATGAGCTCGAAAGTCGCCTACGTCGGATCAAGTCCGTGTCAAATCTGCGTCATTACGGTTTGCAGCGTGAGCAAATTAGTATTTATCTTGATAAAGAGAAGCTTGCTGCCTACGGTATTAGCTCTTCTTCGTTGTTTGCTAATTTTTATTCGCATGGGATAACATCGGTGAGCGGATCGGTCGATAACAGTCAGCTGGTGGCTCCGATACACATTCCCGATACGTACCGGAAAGAGCAGGATATTGCCAATCAGATAGTTTATTCCGATCCGAAGGGTAATCTGATCCGGTTGAAAGATGTTGCCCGTATCGTTCGTGGATACCCCAATCCAGATAGTTACGTTGAGACCAATGGCAATAAATGCCTGATCCTCTCGATGGAGATGCAGCAGGGGAATAATATTATCGCATATGGCAAAGAGGTGGATGAGGTATTGAAGAAGTTCCAGGCGGAATTGCCGCAAAGTGTTACAATGAAGCGAATTGCCGATCAGCCTAAGGTGGTTAACACCTCTGTCAATAATTTCCTTCGGGAAATGGGGATTGCGATTCTGGCGGTGATTCTGGTTACGATTGCCTTGTTGCCGTTGCGTGTGGCTACAGTAGCGGCGACTACCATCCCGATCAGCGTGTTTATCTCCATGGGAATTATGTTTGCTTTTGGCATTGAGCTGAATACGGTAACACTGGCAGCCCTGATCGTGGTACTCGGAATGATTGTGGACAACTCCATTGTGATCGTGGACAGTTATATGGAAAAACTCGATCACGGGATGTCACGCTGGTATGCCGCCATCAGCAGTGCGCGGGAATATTTCAAGGCGATCTTCTCTGCCACACTGGCCATTAGCATCACCTTCTTTCCATTTCTGATTACGATGAGCGGACAAATGAACGACTTCGTCCTGTTTTTCCCATGGACCATCCTGATCACGCTCTTTGTCTCGCTGGCAGTGGCCATGTTGCTCATTCCGTACATGCAGTACCTGTTTATCCGTAAGGGATTTATTCAGTTGAAAAAAGAAAAGGGTAGCGACAAACCTAGCTTTCTCGATAAAATACAGGCATTGTATGATCAGTTGCTTGCGTTGGTATTTCGCCATCCCCGGGTAACATTGATGATTTCGGCCTTGTGCGTAGTAATAGGTGGACTGGTTATTTCGCAAAGCAAACAGCGGCTTTGGCCGGTAGCCGAACGGGATCAGTTTGCCGTAGAGATTTATCTGCCGCAGGGAAGCTCCCTTCAGCAAACCGTTTCCATTTGCAATGATCTCGAAAAAACATTACGCAAAGAGTCGGAGGTGACTGCGATTACGAAGTTTGTGGGAACCAGTTCGCCCCGTTTCCATACTACTTATGCGCCGAATCTTCCCGGCAAGAACTATGCTCAGTTTATTGTCAATACTTCATCGGAAGAAAGCACAGAGGAACTTCTGGATAAATACACCAATGCCTATGCTTATCACTATCCGAAAGCTTATGTGAAATTTAAGCAGATGGACTTTCAGGCGGTAAGCGCTCCGATTGAGGTACGACTATCCGGCGATAATATAGCACAGCTCAAAAGCTCTGCCGATTCGGTGATCCGCCAGTTGCGCAAAATCAATGAACTTGTTTACATCCGTACCAATTACGAACAGATGCTTCCGGGGGCTGAGGTCGATATTGACAATGTGGAGGCCAACCGTCTCGGACTTACCCGTTCGCTCATCGCTGGCAATCTGGCCATCCGCTTCAACGGACTCCCCATTACCACACTCTGGGAAGGCGATTATCCTGTTGCAGTCAAGCTGAAAGCCGACTGGAAGGACAATGAACCGAAGTTTTCCGATATTGGAAACGAACATATCACTTCGATCAATCCGATGGTGTCAGTTCCTCTGCGCCAGGTGGCAAAGATTCGCCCCGACTGGACAGACGGGCAGATCGTTCGCCGTAATGGAGTCCGCACACTTTCTGTGCAAGCCGAGGTGAAGCGGGGGTATAATACAGGCGAAATTTTCAAAAAAGTACAGGCGACTGTGGATCAGATCTCGTTGCCGGCTTCTGTGGAGAAAAACTACGGAGGCGCTCATGAGGCGGATGAAGAGGCTAAGCCGCAGATTGCAGGCGGATTGATCATCGCCATCTTCGTGATCTTTATGATTCTGGTTTTTCATTTCAAAAAGATCAATATGGCGCTAATCGTACTGGGATCTACCGTCCTAAGTCTGTTTGGAGCAGCCATCGGACTGATGGTGATGAACACCGAGCTGGGGATGACGGCCATACTGGGTTTTGTAAGTCTGATGGGGATTATCGTGCGCAATGGGATCATTATGTTCGATTATGCAGAAGAGATTCGCCTTAAACACAAACTGACGGCTAAGGATGCGGCCTTTGAGGCTGGTAAACGACGGATGAGACCGATCTTCCTTACTTCGGCAGCGGCATCTATGGGAGTGGTCCCCATGATCATCAGTAAGAGTGCCCTGTGGGCTCCGATGGGTACTGTGATTTTCTTCGGCACACTGGGATCGATGTTTTTTATTGTGACTGTACTTCCGTTAGTTTACTGGGGAATATTCCGTAAATGCGACGCTTTAATTCTAAGAAAATAG
- a CDS encoding MazG-like protein has product MNKTDFEEIIRRSLELRKQYHQQEVQYHGSEWTIEEDALAFLTDAGLVGRNIMSQQGRWPKENAQAELEHKLGENIWWLIVLAERSGIDIKKAVNDFLTKTEESLL; this is encoded by the coding sequence ATGAATAAAACCGACTTTGAAGAAATCATCCGTCGTTCACTGGAACTGCGGAAACAATATCACCAACAGGAAGTGCAATATCACGGTAGCGAGTGGACGATAGAGGAAGATGCCCTGGCATTCCTTACCGACGCTGGATTGGTTGGACGCAACATTATGTCGCAACAGGGTCGCTGGCCGAAAGAAAACGCACAGGCTGAGCTGGAGCACAAACTCGGGGAAAACATCTGGTGGCTGATTGTCCTGGCAGAACGTTCCGGGATTGATATAAAGAAAGCGGTTAATGACTTCCTGACTAAAACGGAAGAATCGCTTTTATAG
- a CDS encoding TolC family protein: protein MRQLTRYMICFLMTGSFAGTVFSQKITLERCKEQALKNNVAIRNGALSVQAAEQTKKEAFTKYFPSVSASTNTFSSSKALMEMTIKGGNLPVYDGNPANLATATQFAYFPDANIAMLKNGSVAMVSATQPLFAGGRIVNGNKLANIGVEAQKLSTALSVNEVTLQTEQYFWQIVSLEEKLKTINQVELLLQNLQKDVDLAYKAGVSPMNDVLNVKLKRNELSGSRLKVENGIRICKMALCQYAGMPYDSTLEIDYAESDFRLISSPETYAVNPQEAVAHRTESRLLQKSVEASRLQVRIKQGELLPEAGVGVSYATENMLGYERHYGIAFASLKVPVSDWWGGSHAIKKRKLDEQIAINNQTNANEQMLLQIQQTWQDMKEGYKQIGIAQVAVDQATENHRLNADSYKAGTVSLSDLLSAQASLQQSKDRYVDACTDYMCKKLKYLQATGR, encoded by the coding sequence ATGAGACAACTCACAAGATATATGATCTGCTTCCTGATGACGGGAAGCTTTGCGGGAACGGTATTTTCCCAGAAAATAACTCTTGAACGGTGTAAGGAACAGGCGCTGAAAAACAATGTGGCCATTCGCAACGGGGCCTTATCGGTTCAGGCGGCTGAGCAGACAAAGAAAGAGGCTTTTACCAAATATTTCCCATCGGTAAGTGCCTCGACCAATACCTTTTCCAGCTCCAAAGCCCTGATGGAGATGACTATCAAAGGAGGAAATCTTCCGGTGTACGATGGTAATCCGGCCAATCTGGCTACGGCTACGCAGTTTGCCTACTTCCCTGATGCCAATATTGCGATGCTGAAAAACGGGAGCGTTGCGATGGTCTCGGCCACGCAGCCACTTTTTGCCGGAGGGCGCATTGTCAATGGCAATAAGTTGGCGAATATAGGAGTGGAAGCCCAAAAGCTATCCACGGCGCTATCGGTCAATGAGGTGACTCTTCAGACGGAGCAATACTTCTGGCAGATCGTTTCGCTGGAGGAAAAGCTGAAGACCATCAACCAGGTGGAACTGCTGTTGCAGAATCTGCAGAAGGATGTCGATCTGGCTTACAAAGCGGGCGTTTCACCGATGAATGATGTGCTGAATGTGAAACTGAAACGCAATGAGCTGTCCGGCAGCCGACTGAAAGTGGAAAACGGGATCCGCATTTGCAAAATGGCTCTTTGTCAGTATGCCGGTATGCCTTACGACTCCACCTTGGAGATCGATTATGCCGAATCGGACTTCCGGCTCATTTCATCTCCCGAGACCTATGCTGTCAATCCGCAGGAGGCAGTAGCTCACCGTACGGAATCCCGGCTTTTACAGAAGAGCGTCGAAGCATCGCGCCTCCAGGTCCGTATCAAGCAGGGGGAATTACTCCCCGAAGCCGGAGTAGGCGTCTCTTATGCCACGGAAAATATGCTGGGCTATGAACGTCATTACGGTATTGCTTTTGCTTCGCTGAAGGTGCCGGTTTCCGACTGGTGGGGCGGTTCGCATGCTATAAAGAAGCGAAAACTGGATGAGCAGATCGCTATAAATAATCAGACCAATGCCAATGAGCAGATGCTGCTCCAGATACAGCAGACCTGGCAGGATATGAAAGAGGGTTACAAGCAAATCGGTATCGCACAGGTGGCTGTTGACCAGGCGACCGAGAATCATCGTCTTAATGCTGATAGTTACAAGGCGGGCACTGTTTCTTTGTCCGATCTGCTCTCGGCTCAGGCAAGCCTCCAGCAGTCCAAAGATCGTTACGTGGATGCCTGTACCGACTATATGTGTAAGAAATTGAAGTATCTACAAGCCACGGGAAGATAA
- a CDS encoding AraC family transcriptional regulator, which yields MKTPDDFNMILLNVGFARHFADWNWDNINSPFFRLYLVNEGNAELNISGKKYRLTPGHLYLIPPFTTHSDHCDGEFSLYYVHVYEDLTKNISWFDQMQFPVETSSHPLDATLIQRLLDINPGRELKRYDPDSYNDSDNLYQSIAENRHQSLHAQLETDGIIRQLLARFFTTAIPLNLSQDSRIIKTLRFIRENIDQKITVRQLASICCLSEDHFIRLFRQELRQTPIDYINRKKIEKAQLLMVVKNQTMKDIAYTLSFENVSYFNRLFKKMVGKTPSEYRKSFGQ from the coding sequence ATGAAGACACCCGATGATTTTAATATGATCCTGCTGAATGTTGGTTTTGCCAGACATTTTGCCGACTGGAACTGGGACAACATCAACAGTCCGTTCTTCAGGCTTTACCTGGTTAATGAGGGAAATGCAGAACTGAATATTTCGGGGAAGAAATACAGACTTACCCCCGGACATCTTTACCTGATTCCGCCATTTACCACACACAGCGATCATTGTGACGGTGAGTTTTCTCTCTACTATGTGCATGTATATGAGGATCTCACGAAAAACATCAGTTGGTTTGACCAGATGCAATTTCCGGTGGAGACCAGCTCTCACCCGCTGGATGCGACATTGATCCAACGGTTGCTTGACATTAATCCCGGTCGTGAATTGAAACGTTATGATCCTGATTCTTATAATGATTCGGATAATCTGTATCAGAGCATCGCCGAAAACAGACATCAGTCTCTGCATGCACAACTGGAAACGGATGGAATTATCAGACAGCTACTGGCCCGGTTCTTTACAACAGCCATTCCCCTCAACCTATCACAAGACAGCCGGATTATCAAAACACTACGGTTTATTCGTGAAAATATAGACCAGAAAATCACGGTCAGGCAACTGGCTTCTATCTGCTGCCTGTCGGAAGATCACTTTATCCGGCTGTTTCGCCAAGAGCTCCGGCAGACTCCGATAGATTATATCAACCGGAAGAAGATTGAGAAAGCTCAACTCCTTATGGTTGTTAAAAACCAGACCATGAAAGACATCGCCTATACGCTTTCATTTGAAAACGTCTCCTATTTCAACCGGTTATTCAAGAAAATGGTGGGAAAAACGCCAAGTGAATATCGAAAGAGTTTTGGACAATAA